A section of the Macadamia integrifolia cultivar HAES 741 chromosome 9, SCU_Mint_v3, whole genome shotgun sequence genome encodes:
- the LOC122089905 gene encoding uncharacterized protein LOC122089905, translating into MATIKLSTVLVCLTFTFILASFFIQGLATHVLLHQQGPSYSSPSHMELHLQGGGASEEGGGWRQKNNARRLMIGSTAPICTYNECRGCKYKCRAEQIPVDGNNPINSAYHYRCVCHR; encoded by the exons ATGGCTACCATTAAGCTATCCACAGTCTTAGTCTGTCTTACCTTCACCTTCATTCTTGCATCATTCTTTAtccaag GTCTTGCAACTCATGTACTACTTCATCAACAGGGGCCTTCTTATTCATCCCCATCACACATGGAATTGCATTTGCAG GGTGGTGGTGCTAGTGAAGAAGGCGGTGGGTGGAGGCAAAAGAACAATGCAAGAAGATTGATGATAGGATCTACAGCTCCAATCTGCACTTACAATGAATGCAGAGGGTGCAAGTACAAGTGTAGAGCTGAACAAATACCAGTAGATGGTAATAATCCCATCAACAGTGCTTATCACTATAGATGTGTGTGCCACAGGTAA
- the LOC122088452 gene encoding uncharacterized protein LOC122088452 isoform X2 — protein sequence MPNRRLGNAMTTMISLNLYMCQRFHGKVIQIDTEKSRVTLSIKQLEDDPLLETLDKVIPQDGPSESDNSGISGNLKIEPLPGLDIICGELLQEDGITDVRISWQGFERRVVSQDLQLWLSNAPAVNKQFTLLARAGRQVREIQLTTSLDQEGIKKALQRVLERVP from the exons atgccaaatcgccgccttggcaacgccatgacaactatgatctcaCTGAACTTGTACATGTGTCAGAGGTTTCATGGTAAAGTTATCCAAATAGATAC AGAAAAGTCTAGAGTTACTTTATCGATCAAGCAGTTGGAGGATGATCCTCTATTAGAGACATTGGATAAAGTAATTCCTCAG GATGGTCCATCTGAGTCTGACAATTCAGGCATTTCTGGCAATTTGAAAATTGAACCTTTACCTGGTCTTGATATTATCTGTGGAGAGCTACTTCAAGAAGATGG CATAACGGATGTCAGAATCAGTTGGCAGGGGTTTGAGAGACGTGTGGTTTCACAAGACTTGCAGCTGTGGCTTTCAAAT GCACCTGCTGTGAACAAACAGTTCACTCTTCTTGCTCGAGCCGGCAGACAG GTGCGGGAAATACAATTGACAACTTCGCTTGACCAGGAAGGCATCAAAAAAGCATTGCAGAGGGTACTGGAacgtgtcccatga
- the LOC122089778 gene encoding beta-glucuronosyltransferase GlcAT14A-like: protein MDYCVHGWDNLPRKLLMYFTNVAYPLESYFHIVLCNCHEFHNTSANNDLRFIEWNNPSDMETNFLNLSHYKRMVLSGSVFARPFQEGNLVLQKVDEIILKSRPDGFVPGKWCLDTGMNQTMEISNSDINEEEPSSIWGDINAVKPRPYGLKLKAILSKLADEGKIRNVNVCKVFNSN, encoded by the coding sequence ATGGATTACTGTGTACATGGGTGGGACAACCTCCCAAGGAAACTACTCATGTACTTCACCAATGTGGCCTACCCACTTGAATCCTACTTTCATATAGTCCTCTGCAACTGCCATGAATTTCATAACACTAGTGCAAACAATGATCTGAGGTTCATTGAATGGAACAACCCTTCAGACATGGAAACAAATTTTCTCAATCTGTCTCATTATAAAAGAATGGTACTAAGTGGGTCAGTCTTTGCAAGACCATTTCAAGAAGGCAATCTGGTGCTTCAGAAAGTGGATGAAATCATACTGAAAAGCCGTCCAGATGGATTTGTCCCTGGAAAGTGGTGTTTGGACACAGGAATGAATCAGACAATGGAGATTTCAAATTCAGATATAAATGAGGAAGAACCCTCTTCAATCTGGGGAGACATTAATGCTGTCAAACCAAGGCCTTATGGACTGAAGCTCAAAGCTATTTTGTCTAAACTTGCTGATGAAGGAAAGATAAGAAACGTCAATGTATGTAAGGTGTTCAACTCGAATTAG